A single genomic interval of Hevea brasiliensis isolate MT/VB/25A 57/8 chromosome 4, ASM3005281v1, whole genome shotgun sequence harbors:
- the LOC110631917 gene encoding uncharacterized protein LOC110631917, with product MPHMGTVSWSCPSLGVGPRPLVIVDYYSTLPCSNRSSPMLSSSKRLKTRLILPTLSSSMANPFRVSASSVIGAPNEELEAASSGLVGENDLLIVGPGVLGRLVAEKWRQEHPGCQVYGQTVTTDHHDDLIKIGINPSLKETKPIHQFPYVIFCAPPYQTSDYPGDVREAALSWNGEGSFLFTSSSAPYDCNDNGQCDEDSPVVPIGRSPRTDVLLKAEKEVLERNGSVLRLAGLYKADRGAHVYWLEKGTVEFRADHILNLIHYEDAASLSVAILKKKFRGRIFLGCDNHPLSRQGVMDLVAKSGKFSKKFEGFAGTSDPLGKKLNNTKTREEVGWEPKYPSFAHFLGVSN from the exons ATGCCACACATGGGAACCGTTTCTTGGTCCTGCCCATCTCTCGGAGTTGGACCTCGTCCCCTCGTGATTGTTGACTATTACTCCACACTCCCTTGTTCAAATCGCTCTTCCCCAATGCTCTCCTCGTCCAAAAGACTCAAAACCAGACTAATATTACCAACATTATCTTCATCCATGGCCAACCCATTTCGAGTTTCTGCCTCCTCTGTGATTG GTGCGCCGAATGAAGAATTGGAGGCTGCATCTTCTGGTCTTGTGGGAGAGAATGATCTGCTTATTGTTGGCCCAGGCGTTCTTGGTCGCTTAGTTGCTGAGAAATGGCGCCAG GAACATCCGGGGTGTCAAGTTTATGGGCAGACAGTGACTACAGACCACCATGATGATCTGATAAAAATAGGGATCAATCCATCTTTGAAGGAAACTAAACCAATTCACCAGTTCCCTTACGTCATTTTCTGCGCTCCTCCCTACCAAACCTCTGACTATCCTGGTGATGTCAG GGAAGCTGCTTTGAGCTGGAATGGAGAAGGTTCTTTCTTGTTTACATCAAGCTCTGCACCATATGATTGCAATGACAATGGACAATGTGATGAG GACTCTCCAGTTGTACCGATTGGGAGAAGCCCAAGGACCGATGTGCTTCTAAAGGCAGAAAAAGAAGTGTTGGAGAGAAATGGCTCTGTCCTGAGATTGGCAGGACTTTACA AAGCAGATAGGGGTGCACATGTTTACTGGTTGGAGAAGGGGACTGTTGAATTTCGTGCAGATCACATCCTCAATCTCATACATTATGAG GATGCAGCTTCCCTTTCTGTTGCAATCTTGAAAAAGAAATTCCGTGGCCGAATTTTCTTGGGTTGTGACAATCATCCATTATCGAG GCAAGGAGTGATGGATTTGGTTGCTAAAAGTGGGAAATTCAGTAAAAAATTTGAAGGCTTTGCTG GAACAAGTGATCCTTTAGGCAAGAAACTAAACAACACTAAAACTCGAGAGGAAGTAGGATGGGAGCCAAAATACCCTAGCTTTGCTCATTTTCTTGGTGTATCTAACTAA
- the LOC110631916 gene encoding probable serine/threonine-protein kinase At1g54610 has translation MGCVFGREVTPRKAAAAAEREGRRERQEVRVVQEESSSQVRNGGENRKEKNEVEVEEEEGEGRVRHRGERRRSSRPNPRLSNPPKHVQGEQVAAGWPSWLSAVAGEAINGWTPRRADTFEKLDKIGQGTYSNVYKAKDNMTGKIVALKKVRFDNLEPESVKFMAREILILRRLDHPNVVKLEGLVTSRMSCSLYLVFEYMEHDLAGLAASPNIKFTEPQVKCYMHQLLSGLEHCHNLHVLHRDIKGSNLLIGNDGILRIADFGLASFFDPNHKQPMTSRVVTLWYRPPELLLGATDYGVGVDLWSAGCILAELLAGKPIMPGRTEVEQLHKIFKLCGSPSEEYWKKSKLPHATIFKPQQSYKRCIAETFKDFPPSSLPLIETLLAIDPAERQTATAALKSEFFSTKPYACEPSSLPKYPPSKEMDAKLRDEEARRLRAAGRSNADGVKKLRPRDRTVKAFPAPEANAELQANLDRRRLITHANAKSKSEKFPPPHQDGTLGYPLGSSHQIDPVFDPPDVPFSSTNFSYSKAPIQTWSGPLVDPASVGAPKRKKQKDKISARVKEKEGM, from the exons ATGGGGTGCGTCTTTGGGAGAGAGGTGACTCCGAGGAAGGCGGCGGCGGCGGCGGAGAGGGAAGGGAGAAGAGAGAGGCAGGAAGTTAGGGTAGTGCAGGAGGAAAGTAGTAGCCAGGTTAGAAATGGAGGAGAGAATCGGAAGGAGAAAAATGAGGTGGAGGTGGAAGAGGAGGAGGGGGAGGGGAGGGTGCGGCATAGGGGTGAGAGGAGGAGATCCTCTAGGCCAAATCCGAGGTTGAGTAATCCTCCCAAGCACGTGCAAGGTGAACAGGTGGCTGCCGGATGGCCCTCTTGGCTCTCTGCCGTCGCCGGTGAAGCTATCAATGGATGGACCCCACGACGTGCTGATACTTTTGAGAAGCTTGACAAG ATTGGGCAGGGTACATATAGTAATGTGTACAAAGCTAAGGATAACATGACAGGGAAAATTGTTGCATTGAAGAAGGTTCGGTTTGACAATTTGGAACCCGAAAGTGTAAAATTTATGGCTAGGGAAATTTTGATTTTGCGTCGTTTGGATCATCCCAATGTTGTAAAATTGGAAGGTTTGGTGACCTCAAGGATGTCTTGTAGTTTGTACCTTGTTTTTGAATACATGGAGCATGATTTAGCTGGACTTGCAGCAAGCCCAAACATCAAGTTCACCGAGCCTCAG GTCAAATGTTATATGCATCAGTTGTTATCTGGTCTTGAACACTGTCACAACCTCCATGTGCTGCATCGTGATATTAAGGGATCAAATCTTCTTATTGGCAATGATGGAATCCTTAGAATTGCTGATTTTGGGTTGGCTTCTTTTTTTGATCCTAATCACAAGCAGCCCATGACTAGCAGGGTAGTTACCTTATGGTATCGACCCCCAGAGCTGCTCCTTGGGGCTACTGACTATGGTGTGGGTGTTGACCTCTGGAGTGCTGGTTGCATTCTTGCTGAGCTATTGGCCGGGAAGCCAATCATGCCTGGTCGCACTGAG GTGGAGCAATTGCACAAGATATTTAAACTATGTGGCTCTCCTTCTGAAGAGTATTGGAAAAAGTCAAAGTTGCCACATGCAACCATATTTAAGCCCCAGCAATCATACAAGAGATGTATAGCAGAGACTTTTAAAGACTTCCCACCATCGTCACTGCCCCTAATTGAGACCCTTCTTGCCATTGACCCAGCTGAACGTCAAACTGCTACTGCTGCATTGAAGAGTGAA TTCTTTTCCACCAAGCCTTATGCTTGTGAGCCTTCTAGTCTTCCAAAATATCCTCCAAGCAAGGAGATGGATGCTAAACTACGAGATGAAGAAGCTAGAAG ATTGAGAGCAGCTGGAAGGTCTAATGCTGATGGTGTGAAGAAGTTGCGTCCACGTGATCGAACTGTAAAGGCATTTCCTGCTCCAGAAGCCAATGCCGAGCTTCAAGCCAATCTTGAT AGACGGCGTTTAATAACACATGCAAATGCTAAGAGCAAGAGTGAGAAATTTCCTCCACCTCACCAAGATGGAACACTTGGTTATCCTTTGGGCTCTTCACATCAGATTGATCCTGTTTTTGATCCCCCTGATGTCCCATTCAGTTCCACGAATTTCTCATATTCAAAAGCACCTATCCAGACATGGTCTGGCCCATTGGTGGACCCAGCTTCAGTTGGTGCTCCAAAGAGAAAGAAACAGAAAGATAAAATTTCTGCTCGGGTAAAAGAGAAGGAAGGCATGTAA
- the LOC110631932 gene encoding inactive beta-amylase 9 — MEVSVIGSSQAAICKSELVNKELRFCFPRRNSTNVSFFDSRTRWRRNSGLHFTLNAIQTEPVLSDDLSTRGCASRSKSLDDVRLYVGLPLDAVSDCNSINHARAISVGLKALKLLGVEGVEMAVWWGIAEKEAMGKYEWEGYLNLAKMVQSAGLKLHVSFCFHANEQPKIPLPEWVSRIGESEPGIFFADRSGHHLRECLSLAVDDLPVLNGKTAVQVYQEFCKSFKSSFSHLMGSTITGITMGLGPNGELRYPSYRGVVKSGKIHGVGEFQCYDKNMLNLLKQHAEAMGNPLWGLGGPHDAPSYNQLPNFNSFFKDHGGSWESPYGYFFLSWYSSQLLSHGNRLLSLASTEFGDTTVTIYGKVPLMHHWYKTRTHPSELTAGFYNTENRDGYGAVAEMFARNSCKMILPGMDLSDKHQPQGSLSSPELLLAQIRTACRKYGVDVSGQNSLVSKSPHHFEQMKKNVSGENVVDLFTYQRMGAEFFSPEHFPAFTEFVRSFNQPEKHADDLPEEEEEVAESLQTSTESSIQMQAS; from the exons ATGGAGGTGTCGGTGATCGGAAGCTCTCAGGCCGCTATTTGCAAAAGCGAATTAGTGAATAAAGAGTTGAGGTTCTGTTTTCCTCGAAGAAACTCTACTAATGTGTCTTTCTTTGATTCAAGAACGAGGTGGAGAAGAAACTCTGGCCTTCACTTTACCTTAAATGCGATCCAAACAGAACCCGTCCTCTCCGATGATCTCTCGACTCGGGGTTGTGCTTCCAGGTCCAAATCG CTCGATGATGTAAGATTATATGTTGGACTGCCCTTGGATGCAGTTTCTGACTGCAATTCGATCAACCATGCTAGAGCAATCTCTGTAGGACTTAAAGCTTTGAAATTATTAGGAGTTGAAGGTGTGGAGATGGCTGTGTGGTGGGGAATAGCTGAGAAGGAAGCAATGGGCAAATACGAGTGGGAAGGCTACCTTAATCTTGCAAAGATGGTTCAGAGTGCTGGTCTCAAACTTCATGTGTCTTTCTGCTTCCACGCTAATGAACAACCTAAAATCCCACTCCCTGAGTGGGTATCCCGTATTGGTGAATCAGAACCTGGTATTTTCTTTGCCGATAGATCAGGGCATCATTTAAGAGAGTGCTTGTCATTGGCTGTTGATGATCTTCCTGTCCTTAATGGTAAGACAGCAGTCCAAGTTTACCAGGAATTTTGCAAGAGCTTCAAGTCTTCATTCTCGCATTTAATGGGTTCCACAATCACT GGCATCACGATGGGACTTGGTCCAAATGGAGAACTACGATATCCTTCTTATCGTGGGGTGGTTAAAAGTGGCAAAATCCATGGAGTTGGGGAGTTCCAATGTTATGACAAAAATATGCTTAACCTTCTAAAGCAACATGCTGAGGCAATGGGAAATCCTTTATGGGGACTTGGTGGTCCCCATGATGCCCCCAGTTATAACCAGTTGCCAAACTTTAACAGCTTCTTCAAGGATCATGGAGGATCATGGGAGTCTCCTTATGGCTACTTCTTCCTTTCCTGGTATTCAAGTCAGCTTTTGTCTCATGGAAATCGCCTCCTTTCCCTTGCCTCCACTGAGTTTGGTGACACTACCGTGACAATTTATGGCAAAGTCCCACTCATGCACCATTGGTACAAAACCCGCACTCACCCGTCTGAGCTGACGGCTGGGTTTTATAACACAGAAAACAGAGATGGCTACGGGGCGGTTGCTGAGATGTTTGCAAGGAATTCATGTAAAATGATTTTACCTGGAATGGACCTGTCAGATAAGCATCAGCCTCAGGGGTCACTGTCAAGCCCAGAGCTGTTACTTGCACAAATTAGAACAGCTTGCAGAAAGTATGGGGTTGACGTTTCTGGGCAGAACTCATTGGTCTCTAAATCTCCCCATCATTTTGAGCAGATGAAGAAAAATGTGTCGGGTGAAAATGTGGTAGACTTGTTCACTTATCAGAGAATGGGAGCTGAATTTTTCTCACCTGAGCATTTTCCTGCTTTCACCGAGTTTGTTAGAAGCTTTAATCAACCAGAAAAGCATGCAGATGATCTTCCtgaggaagaggaagaagttGCGGAATCTCTACAGACAAGTACAGAATCAAGCATTCAAATGCAAGCATCTTAG
- the LOC110631933 gene encoding tubby-like F-box protein 3 isoform X4, translating to MRMDNLLLFFPNAALAEDGKFLLAARKCRRPTFTDYIISLDADNVSKGSSSYVGKLRSNFLGTKFTVFDGQPPHTGAKMMKSRSTKLVNLKQVSPRVPAGNYPVAHISYELNVLGSRGPRRMQCIMDAIPSTSIEPGGVAPTQTEFSHHNVDLFPSPPLLRSKSNRTENFLSGPLPSQKDGALVLKNKAPRWHEQLHCWCLNFHGRVTIASVKNFQLVASPENGPAGPEHQKIILQFGKVGKDLFTMDYRYPISAFQAFAICVSSFDTKIACE from the exons ATG AGAATGGACAATTTGCTTTTGTTTTTCCCTAATGCAGCACTAGCCGAGGATGGAAAGTTCCTTCTTGCTGCACGCAAGTGTAGACGCCCTACCTTCACTGATTATATCATCTCTCTAGATGCTGACAATGTGTCGAAGGGAAGTAGTAGTTATGTTGGGAAGCTAAG ATCAAATTTTTTGGGAACCAAGTTCACAGTCTTTGATGGACAGCCACCTCATACTGGGGCCAAGATGATGAAAAGTCGCTCCACTAAGCTAGTAAATTTGAAACAAGTTTCACCTAGGGTTCCTGCTGGCAACTATCCTGTAGCTCACATCTCATATGAACTGAATGTGTTGGGTTCCCG GGGTCCAAGGAGAATGCAGTGCATTATGGATGCTATCCCTTCCACTTCTATTGAACCTGGTGGAGTAGCCCCCACACAGACAGAGTTTTCTCATCACAATGTAGATTTATTTCCATCACCTCCATTATTACGTTCAAAATCAAATCGTACAGAGAATTTTCTTTCAGGACCTTTGCCCAGTCAGAAAGATGGAGCACTAGTACTGAAAAACAAGGCTCCAAGGTGGCATGAGCAGCTTCACTGTTGGTGTTTGAACTTCCATGGTCGAGTAACGATTGCTTCGGTTAAAAACTTTCAGCTGGTTGCTTCCCCAGAAAATGGACCTGCTGGTCCAGAACATCAGAAGATCATCCTCCAGTTTGGGAAAGTGGGAAAGGATTTGTTTACTATGGATTACCGATACCCAATCTCTGCATTCCAAGCATTTGCAATTTGCGTCAGCAGCTTTGACACCAAGATTGCTTGTGAATAA
- the LOC110631933 gene encoding tubby-like F-box protein 3 isoform X3, translated as MSTIRCMTIRSRSHRVVQDGSLPALEVEEWHGGDTSCWANMPQELLREVLLRIEASESSWPPRKSVVACAGVCRTWRHITKDLVKVPELSGRLTFPISVKQPGPRDFLLQCFIKRCRSTQTYYLYLSLTNALAEDGKFLLAARKCRRPTFTDYIISLDADNVSKGSSSYVGKLRSNFLGTKFTVFDGQPPHTGAKMMKSRSTKLVNLKQVSPRVPAGNYPVAHISYELNVLGSRGPRRMQCIMDAIPSTSIEPGPLPSQKDGALVLKNKAPRWHEQLHCWCLNFHGRVTIASVKNFQLVASPENGPAGPEHQKIILQFGKVGKDLFTMDYRYPISAFQAFAICVSSFDTKIACE; from the exons ATGTCTACAATTAGGTGCATGACAATCAGGTCGAGGTCCCACCGGGTGGTGCAGGACGGGTCGTTGCCGGCCCTGGAGGTGGAGGAGTGGCATGGAGGGGATACGTCTTGCTGGGCTAACATGCCACAGGAGCTCTTAAGAGAGGTCCTATTGAGAATAGAAGCATCAGAAAGCAGCTGGCCACCCAGAAAAAGCGTGGTGGCTTGTGCTGGTGTTTGCAGGACCTGGAGACACATCACTAAAGATTTAGTTAAAGTCCCTGAACTTTCCGGCAGGCTTACTTTCCCCATCTCTGTCAAGCAG CCTGGTCCAAGGGATTTTCTCCTCCAGTGCTTTATAAAGCGGTGCCGGTCCACTCAGACATATTATCTTTACCTCAGTTTAACTAATG CACTAGCCGAGGATGGAAAGTTCCTTCTTGCTGCACGCAAGTGTAGACGCCCTACCTTCACTGATTATATCATCTCTCTAGATGCTGACAATGTGTCGAAGGGAAGTAGTAGTTATGTTGGGAAGCTAAG ATCAAATTTTTTGGGAACCAAGTTCACAGTCTTTGATGGACAGCCACCTCATACTGGGGCCAAGATGATGAAAAGTCGCTCCACTAAGCTAGTAAATTTGAAACAAGTTTCACCTAGGGTTCCTGCTGGCAACTATCCTGTAGCTCACATCTCATATGAACTGAATGTGTTGGGTTCCCG GGGTCCAAGGAGAATGCAGTGCATTATGGATGCTATCCCTTCCACTTCTATTGAACCTG GACCTTTGCCCAGTCAGAAAGATGGAGCACTAGTACTGAAAAACAAGGCTCCAAGGTGGCATGAGCAGCTTCACTGTTGGTGTTTGAACTTCCATGGTCGAGTAACGATTGCTTCGGTTAAAAACTTTCAGCTGGTTGCTTCCCCAGAAAATGGACCTGCTGGTCCAGAACATCAGAAGATCATCCTCCAGTTTGGGAAAGTGGGAAAGGATTTGTTTACTATGGATTACCGATACCCAATCTCTGCATTCCAAGCATTTGCAATTTGCGTCAGCAGCTTTGACACCAAGATTGCTTGTGAATAA
- the LOC110631933 gene encoding tubby-like F-box protein 3 isoform X2 has translation MSTIRCMTIRSRSHRVVQDGSLPALEVEEWHGGDTSCWANMPQELLREVLLRIEASESSWPPRKSVVACAGVCRTWRHITKDLVKVPELSGRLTFPISVKQPGPRDFLLQCFIKRCRSTQTYYLYLSLTNALAEDGKFLLAARKCRRPTFTDYIISLDADNVSKGSSSYVGKLRSNFLGTKFTVFDGQPPHTGAKMMKSRSTKLVNLKQVSPRVPAGNYPVAHISYELNVLGSRGPRRMQCIMDAIPSTSIEPGGVAPTQTEFSHHNVDLFPSPPLLRSKSNRTENFLSGPLPSQKDGALVLKNKAPRWHEQLHCWCLNFHGRVTIASVKNFQLVASPENGPAGPEHQKIILQFGKVGKDLFTMDYRYPISAFQAFAICVSSFDTKIACE, from the exons ATGTCTACAATTAGGTGCATGACAATCAGGTCGAGGTCCCACCGGGTGGTGCAGGACGGGTCGTTGCCGGCCCTGGAGGTGGAGGAGTGGCATGGAGGGGATACGTCTTGCTGGGCTAACATGCCACAGGAGCTCTTAAGAGAGGTCCTATTGAGAATAGAAGCATCAGAAAGCAGCTGGCCACCCAGAAAAAGCGTGGTGGCTTGTGCTGGTGTTTGCAGGACCTGGAGACACATCACTAAAGATTTAGTTAAAGTCCCTGAACTTTCCGGCAGGCTTACTTTCCCCATCTCTGTCAAGCAG CCTGGTCCAAGGGATTTTCTCCTCCAGTGCTTTATAAAGCGGTGCCGGTCCACTCAGACATATTATCTTTACCTCAGTTTAACTAATG CACTAGCCGAGGATGGAAAGTTCCTTCTTGCTGCACGCAAGTGTAGACGCCCTACCTTCACTGATTATATCATCTCTCTAGATGCTGACAATGTGTCGAAGGGAAGTAGTAGTTATGTTGGGAAGCTAAG ATCAAATTTTTTGGGAACCAAGTTCACAGTCTTTGATGGACAGCCACCTCATACTGGGGCCAAGATGATGAAAAGTCGCTCCACTAAGCTAGTAAATTTGAAACAAGTTTCACCTAGGGTTCCTGCTGGCAACTATCCTGTAGCTCACATCTCATATGAACTGAATGTGTTGGGTTCCCG GGGTCCAAGGAGAATGCAGTGCATTATGGATGCTATCCCTTCCACTTCTATTGAACCTGGTGGAGTAGCCCCCACACAGACAGAGTTTTCTCATCACAATGTAGATTTATTTCCATCACCTCCATTATTACGTTCAAAATCAAATCGTACAGAGAATTTTCTTTCAGGACCTTTGCCCAGTCAGAAAGATGGAGCACTAGTACTGAAAAACAAGGCTCCAAGGTGGCATGAGCAGCTTCACTGTTGGTGTTTGAACTTCCATGGTCGAGTAACGATTGCTTCGGTTAAAAACTTTCAGCTGGTTGCTTCCCCAGAAAATGGACCTGCTGGTCCAGAACATCAGAAGATCATCCTCCAGTTTGGGAAAGTGGGAAAGGATTTGTTTACTATGGATTACCGATACCCAATCTCTGCATTCCAAGCATTTGCAATTTGCGTCAGCAGCTTTGACACCAAGATTGCTTGTGAATAA
- the LOC110631933 gene encoding tubby-like F-box protein 3 isoform X1, which produces MSTIRCMTIRSRSHRVVQDGSLPALEVEEWHGGDTSCWANMPQELLREVLLRIEASESSWPPRKSVVACAGVCRTWRHITKDLVKVPELSGRLTFPISVKQPGPRDFLLQCFIKRCRSTQTYYLYLSLTNALAEDGKFLLAARKCRRPTFTDYIISLDADNVSKGSSSYVGKLRYHTHSTQNRPFVFVLLFAKIFNIFVLFSARSNFLGTKFTVFDGQPPHTGAKMMKSRSTKLVNLKQVSPRVPAGNYPVAHISYELNVLGSRGPRRMQCIMDAIPSTSIEPGGVAPTQTEFSHHNVDLFPSPPLLRSKSNRTENFLSGPLPSQKDGALVLKNKAPRWHEQLHCWCLNFHGRVTIASVKNFQLVASPENGPAGPEHQKIILQFGKVGKDLFTMDYRYPISAFQAFAICVSSFDTKIACE; this is translated from the exons ATGTCTACAATTAGGTGCATGACAATCAGGTCGAGGTCCCACCGGGTGGTGCAGGACGGGTCGTTGCCGGCCCTGGAGGTGGAGGAGTGGCATGGAGGGGATACGTCTTGCTGGGCTAACATGCCACAGGAGCTCTTAAGAGAGGTCCTATTGAGAATAGAAGCATCAGAAAGCAGCTGGCCACCCAGAAAAAGCGTGGTGGCTTGTGCTGGTGTTTGCAGGACCTGGAGACACATCACTAAAGATTTAGTTAAAGTCCCTGAACTTTCCGGCAGGCTTACTTTCCCCATCTCTGTCAAGCAG CCTGGTCCAAGGGATTTTCTCCTCCAGTGCTTTATAAAGCGGTGCCGGTCCACTCAGACATATTATCTTTACCTCAGTTTAACTAATG CACTAGCCGAGGATGGAAAGTTCCTTCTTGCTGCACGCAAGTGTAGACGCCCTACCTTCACTGATTATATCATCTCTCTAGATGCTGACAATGTGTCGAAGGGAAGTAGTAGTTATGTTGGGAAGCTAAGGTATCATACGCATTCCACACAGAATAGGCCTTTTGTTTTTGTTCTCTTATTTGCTAAAATTTTTAACATCTTTGTCTTATTTTCGGCAAGATCAAATTTTTTGGGAACCAAGTTCACAGTCTTTGATGGACAGCCACCTCATACTGGGGCCAAGATGATGAAAAGTCGCTCCACTAAGCTAGTAAATTTGAAACAAGTTTCACCTAGGGTTCCTGCTGGCAACTATCCTGTAGCTCACATCTCATATGAACTGAATGTGTTGGGTTCCCG GGGTCCAAGGAGAATGCAGTGCATTATGGATGCTATCCCTTCCACTTCTATTGAACCTGGTGGAGTAGCCCCCACACAGACAGAGTTTTCTCATCACAATGTAGATTTATTTCCATCACCTCCATTATTACGTTCAAAATCAAATCGTACAGAGAATTTTCTTTCAGGACCTTTGCCCAGTCAGAAAGATGGAGCACTAGTACTGAAAAACAAGGCTCCAAGGTGGCATGAGCAGCTTCACTGTTGGTGTTTGAACTTCCATGGTCGAGTAACGATTGCTTCGGTTAAAAACTTTCAGCTGGTTGCTTCCCCAGAAAATGGACCTGCTGGTCCAGAACATCAGAAGATCATCCTCCAGTTTGGGAAAGTGGGAAAGGATTTGTTTACTATGGATTACCGATACCCAATCTCTGCATTCCAAGCATTTGCAATTTGCGTCAGCAGCTTTGACACCAAGATTGCTTGTGAATAA